CACAAAGGGCTGACCATGCGTACCCACAAATCTTCGTAGTGAACCAAATTCTTGGTAAAAGAAGCCATCCACAACATAAAAACCCCAAAAAACAGGGATCCTAAAAAGAACATACTTAACAATTTGAGCAGAGAAAAGCTTACAAAGCTGCCTCGCGCATAGACCACCAGGAGAGCTACAGGAAGCGCACAGACCGTGTATACAAAACTTTTGATACTTGTTGAAAGTGCATAGCGAATAAATACCAACTCAGATGGCAAAGCAAGACCAAGCTGAAACGAAATCTGCTTATTTGAGCACAAATCATCGACCATAACACTCACATCGCTCATTGCAAGCATCACAAATTGCATAATCAAAATATTTGCGAGCATGAACTGTCCATAATTATACGCAGCGCCAAACGATGGCATAACAAACGTTTCGATTAATAACCACAAAACCACTTCAAAGAAAATATTAAGCCATATTTCAGAACGATGGGACCAAAATAAACGAAACTCTTTGAGCACCAATGCGGTAAAAATTTTTCCATATTGAGTTAATTGATTCATACAAAATCTAACCTTTTTTTAAGGCGATAAAATCCTTGGACAGCAAAAAACAACGTAAACATCAAAATAGACAATTCACAGGTCCAATAATTAATAAACGTAAATTGACCCAAAACCGATGCCCGGATTCCCTCCATGAGATAGGTAAATGGATTGAGTAAAAAAAGGGGTGCAAAAAAAGGAATTGCCTTTTTGAGCACACTCCATGAAAAGGTATAACAACCAAGTATCAACAAAGGATTTGCGATACGCATCCATGCATTTTCGTAATCGGGCATATTTTTGGTTCCAGCTGTCATGAACAACGAAAACGCACCAAAAAACATACCTTGACTGAAAACCATCAATGCTATTTTAGGCAGACTTGCGTAAGGAAAAGAAAAATCACCCCACATGATAAGTACCGCAGCAGGAAGTGCAAAAAAACTGCTCATTATGCCTTGAATCATAGTCGTGGTTGCATACCTTGCACACACAAGCCATGCAGGAATCGGCAACCCCAAGGCAAATAATATTTCACGATCCCCCACCAAATCGCTCACGCGAACGGCAACATCGGCCATGGATTGAAACAACATTTGTACCGTGATTGCACCAACGAGCATAAATTTACCGTATGCCGCTGGCAACCCAAGAAGCGGCATGATGTAATGATTGGCAAAAATCATCGCCGAAGACCACACAACTGTATTGATTATTTTTTTAGGTAAAATGTGCAAAACGATATACAAATCTCTGCGCAGTAGTTGAAAAAAGATAAGAAACTGTCGAACTGTTTGATTATTTAAATTCCATGAAATTCCAAACATCTTCAGACCCTTATTCTTCATCGTTTAATAAACGGATAAACACATCTTCTAAAGAATTTTCTCCATGTTGCTTCATTAGCTCTGCCGGTGTTCCAAGCTGTAAAACAGTTCCTTTTTCCAAGATGCAAACTCTATCAGAAAGCTCTTCTGCTTCATCAAGATAGTGCGTTGTCAAAATAACCGTCACACCATCAGATTTGAGCGTTTTTATAGATTCCCAAATTGCTCTTCGCACATGCGGATCGAGCGCAACTGTTGGCTCATCCAAAATAACAATCCGCGGGTTATGTACCAGCGCACGAGCAATTGACAATCGCTGACGATACCCACCAGAAAGATTTTCAACAAATGAATGTGCATATTTATCCAAGCTAAACCGATCCATCAATTCTGCAATTCGTTTTTTTGCTTCTTTTTCGGGTTGTAGATAATACCGAGCTGCAAACTCCAAATTTTCTTTGACAGTTAATTGCGAGTCAAGATTGGGACGCTGTGGACAAAACCCAAGCTGCATCCGATATGCATAAATATCATCAAAAATAGATTTGCCTTCAAATACTATCGATCCCGATGTTGGCGGATTGAATGTTGCAAGAAGCGAAGAAAGCGTCGTCTTACCCGCTCCGTTTGCGCCCAGCAAACCAAAGATCTCACCCTGGTAAATATCAAGAGAAACACCATCCAAAGCTCTTTTTCTACCAGCAGCGACAGAATATTCTTTAACTAAATTTTGAATCGAAAGAAGAACACCAGAAGAATTGGTTGTTTTTTTTTCACTCATGCTAAAATCCTAACTTCAAAAAATTACTCGTCATAGTATGCCGATGAATCATCAGATTGTTCATCAAAATAGAAAAGCATTAATCCAATAAAGACACACACCAATGCTATTACATACAACCACGAGAACGCTTCACCCATGAATAAATAGCCGTACAGCAAACCAAACAGCGGACACAAAAAACCGGTAAACGAAAGTAATGTTAATGAATAGGAATGAAGCAAATGACCATACATCGTGTATCCAATGACGTTAGAAATAAGTATTAAGCCAACCATACACAACAGCATCATGTTCCACGAAGTGACCAACGGAATCACCACGCCGCCAGAAGCCAGCAAGTAGGTAAACAAACACATGCAGCCACCAAGAAATGTCATCCCACCGTTAACCACCAGCATCGGAATCCCGCGGTCGAGTAATTTTTTTATGACAAACCAGGCATATGCAGCAGAAGCTACAGAAATAATAAGCCCCACATCATACGCAGACGTTGGCAAACAAGAAGTCAAGACAACATTCGAATCAAACGACAACGTAAGCAAGCCTAAAAAACCAATAAAAAGACCAATCACCTTTTTGTACGAAAGTTTTTGGTTATGGAAAATGTAGGCAAAAACAGCCGTCATGAAAGGCGAAAGTGAATAAAAAATATTCACTTTTATGGAAGACACAAATTGTATTGCCCAAAATTCACATCCAAAAGCCACAAATACACCAAAAAAACCTGCGGCTGCAAGGAGTAAAAAATCTTTAGCAGTTAACAGCAATCGCTTTGGAATAAGAAAAAAACTCGCCAAAATCATGCCAGCCCCAGCAAGAAGCATCCGAATACTCAAGAAAAAAAGTGGCGCATCTACGTAATTCATGGCAATTTTTGCAAGCGGAAACGTTGCCGCAAACAATGAATACATCAAAACAATCAATATCATGTAGATTTGTCCTAAATTTTTTGATCATCAATGATCGAAAAACGCTTGATATTAAGGGTTTTTCCAGTTGCGCGATCGATCTCCATGCTAACACCAGTAATCTGGTACGGCGGCACTACATCTACGACAAATTGTTGTGGAAGTTGCGTGATAAATCGTTGAATTATCGGTCCAGAAGTCATCCCCAAACACGAATGTACCGCACCAGAAGAACCCAAGTCGGTAATAAATCCCGTTCCTTGAGGTAAAATTCGCTCATCGGCCGTCTGAACGTGCGAATGAGTACCAACCATTCCAGAAATTTTGCCATCCAGGTATAAGCCCAAAGCAATTTTTTCCGAGGTCGCCTCTGCGTGAAAATCCACGAGCACAATAGGACTTTTCATACGTACGGTTGCAATAATTTCGTCGGCTTTTTTAAAGGGACAGGATAATGTTTCACGGAAAAACACGCGCCCCATTAAATTAATAATCGTAACCAGCGTTCCTTTAACCTCAACCTGAACAAATCCCTTTCCGGGAACTCCATCGGGAAAATTTGCAGGTCTGATCAGCAACGGTGTTTGATTAATGTAGGGATAAATTTCTTTTTGAGCCCAAATGTGATTGCCGGTTGTAATAACCTGCGCGCCAAGGGCAAATAACATATCTGCGTCTTTTGGGGTAATTCCGCGGCCTTTTCCTGCAATATTTTCGCCATTAACCACGATAAGATCTGCTTGTGTATCTTCTTTTATTTTAGCAATCCAGCGCTTAAGCATCGTAAAACCAACAACACCAACAAGATCGCCAATAAATGTAACTTTTATTCCAGCCATAGCTTTTTAGCATTCCTTTTTTCTAACAAAAGAGGGGCACGAATGCCCCTCTTCCGATTTGTATTTCATTTGATAGGTTATTTTGCGTACTCAATAGCACGTTTTTCACGAATCACAGTGACTTTTATCTGTCCTGGAAAATCAAGCTTTTCTTGTATTTTTAAAACGATATCACGGGCAAGAACCATAGAGTCCTCATCGCTCATCGAAATCTCATCTACAATAATACGAATTTCTCGGCCAGCTTGCAATGCGTACGCCTTTTTTATGCCATCAAAACTCATTGCGATGTTTTCTAGATCTTCAAGTCGTTTTACATAGCTGCCAAGTTTTTCCTTACGAGCACCAGGACGAGCCGCTGAAAGCGCATCGGCAAGATGTGTAATCATCGCATAGGGCGAAATTGGCGCCACCTCTTCGTGGTGAGCGGCAATTGCATTAAC
This sequence is a window from Candidatus Dependentiae bacterium. Protein-coding genes within it:
- a CDS encoding ABC transporter ATP-binding protein, which encodes MSEKKTTNSSGVLLSIQNLVKEYSVAAGRKRALDGVSLDIYQGEIFGLLGANGAGKTTLSSLLATFNPPTSGSIVFEGKSIFDDIYAYRMQLGFCPQRPNLDSQLTVKENLEFAARYYLQPEKEAKKRIAELMDRFSLDKYAHSFVENLSGGYRQRLSIARALVHNPRIVILDEPTVALDPHVRRAIWESIKTLKSDGVTVILTTHYLDEAEELSDRVCILEKGTVLQLGTPAELMKQHGENSLEDVFIRLLNDEE
- a CDS encoding DMT family transporter, which produces MILIVLMYSLFAATFPLAKIAMNYVDAPLFFLSIRMLLAGAGMILASFFLIPKRLLLTAKDFLLLAAAGFFGVFVAFGCEFWAIQFVSSIKVNIFYSLSPFMTAVFAYIFHNQKLSYKKVIGLFIGFLGLLTLSFDSNVVLTSCLPTSAYDVGLIISVASAAYAWFVIKKLLDRGIPMLVVNGGMTFLGGCMCLFTYLLASGGVVIPLVTSWNMMLLCMVGLILISNVIGYTMYGHLLHSYSLTLLSFTGFLCPLFGLLYGYLFMGEAFSWLYVIALVCVFIGLMLFYFDEQSDDSSAYYDE
- a CDS encoding TIGR00282 family metallophosphoesterase → MKVTFIGDLVGVVGFTMLKRWIAKIKEDTQADLIVVNGENIAGKGRGITPKDADMLFALGAQVITTGNHIWAQKEIYPYINQTPLLIRPANFPDGVPGKGFVQVEVKGTLVTIINLMGRVFFRETLSCPFKKADEIIATVRMKSPIVLVDFHAEATSEKIALGLYLDGKISGMVGTHSHVQTADERILPQGTGFITDLGSSGAVHSCLGMTSGPIIQRFITQLPQQFVVDVVPPYQITGVSMEIDRATGKTLNIKRFSIIDDQKI